A single genomic interval of Aegicerativicinus sediminis harbors:
- a CDS encoding MBL fold metallo-hydrolase — translation MNRKQYGAKPSKENIDKYNNSPNWTGSGFKNLEQTEMSIKLHKLPKILYQQLFKKKGRSPEKALPIETFHKDEFIKGSNQTKFIWYGHSTLLMRINNINVLIDPMFGSNAAPISPLPIRRFSENTLSIIDDLPEIDLVLLSHDHYDHLDLESIQKLIPKVGCYFVALGVSRHLEKWGVPKNKIIEFDWWDGHLYEGLEITFTPTRHFSGRRLSERAKSLWGGWAIKSPNENIWFSGDSGYGGHFKEIGERLGPFNFAFMECGQYNENWSLIHMFPEESVQAAVDAKVQCMMPVHWGAFALAPHFWQDPVNRFSAAAKEMEQSFIVPKLGEIVEYTNYSTQTWWHF, via the coding sequence ATGAATAGGAAGCAATATGGGGCAAAACCTTCCAAGGAGAATATTGATAAATATAATAACAGTCCCAATTGGACTGGGTCTGGGTTCAAAAATTTAGAACAGACCGAAATGTCAATAAAGCTTCATAAGCTTCCAAAAATTTTATATCAGCAACTGTTTAAAAAGAAGGGACGTTCTCCGGAAAAAGCGTTACCAATAGAAACTTTCCATAAAGATGAATTCATAAAAGGGAGCAATCAAACAAAATTTATTTGGTATGGACATTCAACGTTGTTAATGAGAATTAACAATATAAATGTACTTATTGACCCTATGTTTGGAAGCAATGCAGCGCCAATCTCACCATTGCCAATAAGAAGGTTTAGTGAAAACACGCTTTCAATTATTGATGATCTTCCAGAAATTGATTTGGTTTTACTATCTCATGATCATTATGATCATTTGGATTTAGAAAGTATACAAAAATTAATTCCGAAGGTGGGATGTTACTTTGTTGCCCTCGGAGTGTCTCGACATTTAGAAAAGTGGGGCGTACCTAAAAATAAGATAATCGAGTTTGATTGGTGGGATGGTCATTTGTATGAAGGGCTTGAAATTACCTTTACGCCGACCAGGCATTTTTCAGGAAGAAGGTTGTCTGAAAGAGCAAAATCCCTATGGGGTGGCTGGGCAATAAAATCACCAAACGAAAATATTTGGTTTAGTGGAGATAGTGGTTATGGAGGCCATTTTAAAGAAATTGGTGAGCGTTTAGGACCGTTCAATTTTGCTTTTATGGAATGTGGCCAATACAATGAAAACTGGTCTTTAATTCATATGTTTCCTGAAGAAAGTGTACAGGCCGCAGTAGATGCTAAAGTACAATGTATGATGCCCGTGCATTGGGGTGCATTTGCCTTGGCACCACATTTCTGGCAAGATCCGGTAAATAGATTTTCAGCAGCGGCCAAAGAAATGGAGCAGTCTTTTATAGTTCCAAAGCTGGGTGAGATTGTTGAGTATACAAATTACTCCACTCAAACATGGTGGCACTTTTAA